From the Manis javanica isolate MJ-LG chromosome 11, MJ_LKY, whole genome shotgun sequence genome, one window contains:
- the LOC140844162 gene encoding olfactory receptor 5W2-like, producing the protein MDRGNCFSVTEFIFLGITNNPGMKVTLFTMFLLIYLTNFLANLGMIIIIRMDSQLHMAMYFFLNHLSFCDLCYSTAVGPKVLVDIFAKHKSIPVIGCALQFLIVCMFADSECPLLAVMAFDRYKAIGNPLLYRVNMSSTVCSLLVAGVYTVAMADALIHKTLAFRLCFCGSNEINHFFCDLPPLYLLSCSDTQVNELAVFTIFGFIELSSISGGLVSYCYIILSVLKIHSAEGRLKAFSTCTSHLTAVAIFQGTLLFMYFRPSSAYSLDQDKMTSLFYTLVIPMLNPLIYSLRNKDVKEVLKKLKTKRWF; encoded by the coding sequence ATGGATAGAGGTAATTGTTTCTCCGTGACTGAATTTATTTTCTTGGGAATTACCAATAACCCTGGGATGAAGGTGACTCTTTTTACCATGTTTCTATTGATTTACCTCACTAATTTCCTAGCAAATCTTGGAATGATCATTATAATTAGAATGGATTCTCAGCTGCACATGGCGATGTACTTTTTCCTCAACCACCTCTCCTTCTGTGACCTCTGCTATTCCACAGCAGTTGGGCCCAAGGTGCTGGTGGACATATTTGCCAAGCACAAATCAATTCCTGTCATTGGTTGTGCTCTGCAATTTTTGATTGTCTGTATGTTTGCGGATTCTGAGTGTCCGCTGCTGGCGGTGATGGCCTTTGATCGGTACAAGGCCATCGGCAACCCCTTGCTCTATAGGGTCAATATGTCCAGCACAGTGTGCTCCCTGCTCGTGGCTGGGGTTTACACGGTGGCGATGGCCGATGCTCTGATACATAAGACACTAGCATTCCGCTTATGTTTCTGTGGGTCAAATGAGATTAACCATTTCTTCTGTGACTTACCTCCCCTTTACCTCCTTTCCTGCTCAGATACACAGGTCAATGAGTTGGCAGTGTTCACCATTTTTGGCTTCATTGAACTGAGCTCCATTTCAGGAGGTCTTGTCTCTTACTGTTACATAATCCTATCCGTCTTGAAGATCCACTCTGCTGAGGGGAGGCTCAAAGCTTTCTCCACCTGCACCTCCCACTTAACTGCTGTTGCAATTTTCCAGGGAACCCTGCTCTTCATGTATTTCAGGCCAAGCTCTGCCTACTCCCTAGATCAAGACAAAATGACCTCACTGTTTTACACCCTTGTGATTCCCATGCTTAACCCTCTGATTTACAGCCTGCGGAACAAGGATGTGAAGGAGGtcctgaaaaaactgaaaactaaaaggTGGTTTTAA